Within the Laribacter hongkongensis DSM 14985 genome, the region ACCTTGGATACCGGCAGGGCGATGTCGTGCTTGAGGCTGATGCCGTCACGCTTTTGCGCCTCCGACAGTTCCTCGCGCACCCGCCACAGCTCGGCCCGCTCGCGTTCGCTCTGTGCCAGCACGGCGTCGCCCAGGTCGGCCTGTGCAGCCAGCCACTCCATCAGCGCTTCGTCGAGTGCGGTCTGGCTGCCGCCATCGGACAGCTCGAACAGTACCAGCCAGTCTGCGGCCAGCGGCTGGCGCACTTCCGGCAGATGCTGGGCCAGCAATTGCAGGCACAGGCCGGACACCAGCTCGAACGTGGTCAGGCGGTCACCGAAACGCCGTTGCAGGCGACGCAGCCAGCCGGTGGCTTCGGCCGGCGAGGCGACGGCCATCATGGCCGTGGCCCGGGCCTCGGGCAGCGGATAGAGCTTGAGGGTGGCGGCGGTGATCAGTCCCAGCGTGCCTTCGGTGCCGATCAGCAGCTGTTTGGCATCCAGCCCGACGTTGTTCTTGCGCAGGCCCTTGAGCTGGTGCAGCACCCGGCCGTCAGGCAGCACGGCTTCGATGCCTAGCGTCAGCTCGCGCATGGTGCCGTAGCGCAGGACGGCCAGCCCGCCGGCGTTGGCGGCCAGGTTGCCGCCGATCTGGCAGCTGCCTTCGCTTGCCAGCGACAGCGGAAACAGCAGGCCGGCCGCCGCCGCCACCGTGTGCACGTCGGCGAGGATGCAGCCGGCTTCCACCGTGATGGTGGCGTTGTCCGGGTCAAGTTCGCGGATGTGGTTGAGGCGGCGCAAGGCGATGACCAGCTCG harbors:
- a CDS encoding FAD-binding oxidoreductase, producing MNDFLHRAAALVGPAHLLTDPADMAAFATDWRGRYHGRPLAVALPGSTGEVAALVALCRDAGIPVVPQGGNTGTVGAATPDDSGRELVIALRRLNHIRELDPDNATITVEAGCILADVHTVAAAAGLLFPLSLASEGSCQIGGNLAANAGGLAVLRYGTMRELTLGIEAVLPDGRVLHQLKGLRKNNVGLDAKQLLIGTEGTLGLITAATLKLYPLPEARATAMMAVASPAEATGWLRRLQRRFGDRLTTFELVSGLCLQLLAQHLPEVRQPLAADWLVLFELSDGGSQTALDEALMEWLAAQADLGDAVLAQSERERAELWRVREELSEAQKRDGISLKHDIALPVSKVPAFLDECGRRLGQAFPGCRIVTFGHLGDGNLHYNVSYTRPDNRDLLADEAAVQDIVFGCACELGGTLSAEHGIGQLRRAALGRFHDPATLDLMRLIKSALDPHNLMNPGKLLP